A region from the Rhodopseudomonas julia genome encodes:
- the hisA gene encoding 1-(5-phosphoribosyl)-5-[(5-phosphoribosylamino)methylideneamino]imidazole-4-carboxamide isomerase has translation MILFPAIDLKSGECVRLKRGEMGEATTYNADPAAQACAFADMGFTWLHMVDLDGAFAGESRNGSAVEAVLEAAGDRLKVELGGGIRSMAQIEAWLEKGVTRVILGTAALRDPDLVRQAARQNPGRIAVGIDARNGKVAVEGWAETSDMEAQDLAKSFEDAGVAAIIYTDIDRDGVLAGINWEATIALAEHVSIPVIASGGLASMADIVRLTMPDAESLEGAISGRALYDGRIDPHAALQLLNAL, from the coding sequence ATGATCCTGTTTCCCGCGATCGACCTGAAGAGCGGCGAATGCGTGCGCCTGAAGCGCGGCGAGATGGGGGAGGCGACGACCTACAACGCCGATCCTGCGGCACAGGCGTGCGCCTTCGCCGATATGGGCTTCACCTGGCTGCATATGGTCGATCTCGACGGAGCCTTCGCCGGCGAAAGCCGCAACGGTTCAGCCGTCGAAGCTGTGCTGGAGGCCGCCGGCGACCGGCTCAAGGTCGAGCTTGGCGGTGGCATCCGTTCCATGGCCCAGATCGAGGCCTGGCTCGAAAAGGGCGTCACGCGGGTGATTTTGGGCACGGCGGCCCTGCGCGATCCTGATCTGGTGAGGCAGGCTGCGCGGCAAAATCCCGGCCGCATCGCCGTCGGTATCGACGCACGCAACGGAAAAGTTGCGGTGGAAGGCTGGGCGGAAACCTCCGACATGGAGGCGCAGGACCTCGCAAAGAGCTTCGAAGACGCCGGGGTCGCGGCCATCATCTACACCGACATCGACCGCGACGGCGTTCTCGCCGGGATCAATTGGGAGGCGACGATCGCGCTTGCAGAGCATGTCTCGATCCCGGTCATCGCATCCGGCGGTCTCGCCTCGATGGCCGATATCGTGCGCCTCACCATGCCGGACGCGGAAAGCCTCGAAGGCGCCATTTCCGGCCGGGCGCTCTACGACGGCCGCATCGATCCTCACGCCGCGCTTCAATTGCTCAACGCACTCTAG